In Aegilops tauschii subsp. strangulata cultivar AL8/78 chromosome 3, Aet v6.0, whole genome shotgun sequence, one genomic interval encodes:
- the LOC141043087 gene encoding uncharacterized protein, translating to MPTTASKITTNTANEHHLLKVEGYSSTLSGQHIDSLPFTVTQGEEPTLAVVQVQRPAVPELWRIGMPKAHQEEGFGEIEAIQHDSFTIRCDIDVINGFRYQEVMSAAKTSALSSAGRIKESLCKSIEVGTSANLLALAEQLGCRGLKDACFDFLGRLPANLNVVVTSDDFEHLSTTCPSMVKELIAIGSAPRLVQ from the exons ATGCCGACGACCGCCTCCAAGATCACCACCAACACGGCGAACGAGCACCACCTCCTCAAGGTCGAGGGCTACTCCAGCACACTGAGTGGGCAGCATATCGACTCTCTTCCTTTCACCGTTACCCAAGGAGAAGAGCCAACCCTCGCCGTTGTTCAAGTCCAGAGACCTGCAGTTCCAGAGCTATGGCGTATAGGGATGCCGAAAGCTCATCAAGAGGAAGGATTTGGAGAAATCGAGGCAATTCAGCACGATTCCTTCACAATTAGGTGTGACATCGACGTCATCAACGGGTTCCGCTACCAGGAGGTCATGTCGGCCGCCAAGACCTCCGCGCTAAG CTCCGCAGGTCGCATCAAGGAGAGCCTGTGCAAGAGCATCGAGGTCGGCACATCGGCGAACTTGCTAGCGTTGGCCGAACAGCTCGGCTGCCGTGGGCTCAAGGACGCATGCTTTGATTTCCTGGGCCGCTTACCGGCGAACCTGAACGTTGTCGTGACCAGCGACGACTTCGAGCATCTGAGCACGACCTGCCCCTCCATGGTGAAGGAGCTGATCGCCATCGGCTCGGCACCTCGACTGGTTCAGTGA